GGATCACCTGAGGTCCCAAAATATACACTCAAAATCAttccaagcttcttctttttttacttatcACAATTGAGTTTTTAGGTCAAAAGGGAAGAGGAGGAATATACCACACAAGCAGGTGCAAGGGGAACAAAGGTGAGATTTGTCTTTCTATCTTCCGGACGAATGTTCAAAGTCTGACAATACCAGAGAAAGATATATGGATGTAAGATGACGCAGCAATGGCATTTTATAGGGCCAATGTAACAgcacaagagagagagagaaaggctGTATGATCCATACCTGCTCGCAGAGGGCTTGAAGAAACTCAGAGTACGCTATAGGTTTGATGTCATTGAACTTGGCAAGAAATGAATGCTTGATGATGTCTATCATCATCTCACAGAAGAAGACCGTAGTAGCATTCTGCAGAGTCCAAGTATATTTACTTTTAGGCAACCTGGAAAGAGGCTtgtacaaaattttatatctaCCAGAGAATTATGTACACTTACGTAGATGAAATTTCCAAACCATGCACCTTCAGACTCGAGAATATTTTGAGCCAAAACTGACACCAAGAAGGCCGATATGTGGAATCTCTCTATTGAATCTGGTAGAGAAATAGTAAGGGAAACAAAACATaccaatcaaaaaccaaagctAACAGCTGGAATTACAGTCTAACTCAGATCCCATTTTGACAGGTGATTGAAAATGTTTGAAGTACTAAGCTAATGATCAGAGCCATAGGAGGCCTAGTATTCAAGGCACAAGATTCTACAAAGGGCACGGAGTAAAAGCTTACCCGCATATACTAGACCATGAATGTTGTCCTTGCTGAAACGCTTAAAGACACTGCTCTTGATCTCAGCAAAGTTATTTGACACCAGAAGGGCCAACAAGGCATTGTTGTGAGCAACAATACAAGTTGACAACGTAATTGCCTGAGCTAATAAAATGAATGAATGGAGAAGTGAAGACAGTTAAGGACACAACAGAATAAAGATGTTGGAAGTAGTTATCAGAAATCAAACTAGCAATCACGCTGTAAGGATATTTGAGGCAGCCATAGTTAATGCTAGGTCAGAAACAAATCTCCAAGTCGAAAATCTCAGTTTCTCAGGAGGAGAAATCGACAGTCCCTTTGCAGAACTGAATAGGGCTCCAAATACATCTCCACAAAAACTTTGACAGAGTCTATCAAATATCTggaatataatatttatatatgtgtcaATACCAGTTGAATAGAGAATAAGGTAAACTGGACAGAAAAGTGTGCAGCGAAAAGACAAATACAAACCAACTAAACCATGTAAGAAATACAAGGGAAAAAGCGAAATGAACATGAAAATTCATAGCAGaaataaattatctaaaaagGGTTTACTTTACCTCTAAGATATTATAAACCACATAGAGTTTTATGGTACTTTGACCACGAATCATGTGGTAAATTAGGCTGATATCtgtggaaacaaacaaaaacacacaagGGAACTGTTTGAGAATCCATTTTCCCATCACTTTGATGAGCTGAAAAGacaaatccatttttttaacAGAAGTGCTAAGCTTGtccatataataataaacagATTAAGTAATGCCCTATGCAACCCATGTACCACTGCAGAGATTTTGATAGAGTAGACATGACATATATTACTAGCTTAAGCAAATGAGGAGCTTTTTACCACACCTGTTCTCCCGAGAAGAATGGTACCAGTGGCCAAAACTAGAAAACAAGCCAGATCAGACAGCTCCGATGCAGAGGGCCTCCTGAACTGCCTGCcacaaatattattaagatACTTTCTAACAAAGGGAATAGCAGGATCATGTGTATAGCGAATAGTATGATCAAGGCATGTTACACTTGCTTCAAAGATGCACAATTTGGTGTGAAAGTCCAGTTTATAGCAATATATTAAGTGTGTTATTATCAACGAAGAATCTAAAAAAGACTCACCTGTTCTTAAATGCATCCATAAATATCAGCAGGACTCTTATTGGCATGACTGTCAACAATGACAGAAATGAGTTGACGCAGACAAAAAAGCCAGTATCTATAAGCTGCATTAAAATTCTTTACAATGTGAAAAACCTCTGTGTAAATCACAAAACAGaagcatacatatatatacattgaacTCTCATTTAGGTAGCCCTTCACAATCACATAACAGGTAGATTTCCATCGCCATCCATACAAACTTATCAGCAGAGGTACACAAATAACACACCTAGCTAAACAACAAATGTTCATTCTgtcaaagaagaggaaagcCAGTTTTACCACTTCACATCGCCATGGCAAACGGAAGATTGTATCATATATTCTTTCGCGCTCGATATCATTCCCAGGAGTCGTTGTGCTCCGTAATGAGATCCCACCATAAATTTCCTCCATAAAGTATTTCATAGGTGACCTCGTCTCAGCAGAAAGAACTGATAACAAAACATCATTGTACATAAACATTCATTATCCAAGCCTCAGACCACCACAAAAACCAATCCAAAGtagaaaagtttgaaacttacAATCAGGGTCATCAGCCACAAGCTGTTTCCAATCCAAAGAAGCTTCTGTATCTAATCTCCTAACCACATTCCCATTAATCTCACTTCTTGGAAACTGATGCTGCACTTCTTGAAACGGTGGATTCTCAGAAGGGCTTAGCTCCACACTAGTCTCCTCCATATATAACTTCTTATCAGAACTCAAAGTATCAGACCACCGCTCATCATTACTCCCATCAACACTACCATTAACATTCCTCTGCCTTAACTCACCAAAATTGAACCCATTATGATGAACAGTTTGCCCATCTAATAGAGTCACGAcacaaccaccaccactactaccactaccaccaccaccatagtAATTCAATCTGTTCTCAAACATCGTTGTAGTCTCTCCAAAATCACCACTTGAACCGGTGATGATCGTTGAATGAGAATCTCCATTCTCTAGAATAGTCTCGACTTggttcactttcttcttcttcttcttcgatctctttCGTTTCCCGTAGTCTCTAGGTGATTCTGAAGCTACGTTTCCGGTAATTGGATCTGAGCTGGATCGGCGAATTGATGTATCATCATTCTCAAAGGAGCTGTTTTGGCTGAGAATCTCAAATGATAGTTTTCTTCCCGAGGATCTAATCGCCATTGGATTACGTAAACGTAAGACGAAGAAAAATGGAGAGACGAAGCGAatacatacacacaaaaattGGATTCACGAAATCGAAAACCAGAGAGACGGAGACAGAGTAAGgagattttgattgttgtttgtcGAGACGCAAAACGCTGTTTTGGAAACGGCGTTTAGATGCGTGACATGCGTCGTCGTGTAACGCTATAAAAAAGTCTGACAAAGCAACCCAATTATATGCTGCCACGTGTTCTTAAAAAGCCTCTTAAATTTAAGCGATTAGTTTAGAGTGACTGAGAAAATAATTAgtcggttcggttcggtttaggGATAACCGAACCGCAGTAAAACCAATCCGATAGGCCAATAAACAATGACAGAAAAATCAAGTgattagtttggttttgaCTCGGAAACGGGTTTTATAATGCATTCGGTTATGGTTTGATTCGATTTAAAACCCACAAAATCGAACCGATATAGGAATCCTAAGAGGTTTACTATACTGGTTTGCTCTCATGGTTATTGTCAAAAAGTTTCAACCATGTTTTTGTAGTAAGCTGCTATAACACATCATTGAGAATTGCACCGGTGAAAGTAATATATCCGGTGCATACTTCGTTGTTTGTTATAGAGTTACATAACAAAAGTTTTGAGGCTGATATGTTCAAAAAATCAACTATTCATTTGAAGCCAGCAATTCCATCTGCTCTGTCAAAATCTCAAGGTTCCTAGACCTCTCAGGAGTAAGCTGTCCAAATTCAAAGTCATCTGgtttctccatctcttctgATATCAGCTTAAGCATATAGCTCTTGTCTAATTCCATTGTtccatcctcctcctcctcctccaatGTCAAATCATCCTTTCCTTTCTTCACAATGTTCTCctgcttcttcgtcttcttccttgaaGGGCTCAACAACAAAAGCTTTTCCCATGCTCCATCATCGTATAGATCAGGTATGATCAATGGCACATGGTTTTCATCTAAG
This sequence is a window from Arabidopsis thaliana chromosome 1 sequence. Protein-coding genes within it:
- the POD1 gene encoding POLLEN DEFECTIVE IN GUIDANCE-like protein (CONTAINS InterPro DOMAIN/s: Membrane protein,Tapt1/CMV receptor (InterPro:IPR008010); Has 447 Blast hits to 428 proteins in 176 species: Archae - 0; Bacteria - 0; Metazoa - 190; Fungi - 133; Plants - 49; Viruses - 0; Other Eukaryotes - 75 (source: NCBI BLink).) — protein: MAIRSSGRKLSFEILSQNSSFENDDTSIRRSSSDPITGNVASESPRDYGKRKRSKKKKKKVNQVETILENGDSHSTIITGSSGDFGETTTMFENRLNYYGGGGSGSSGGGCVVTLLDGQTVHHNGFNFGELRQRNVNGSVDGSNDERWSDTLSSDKKLYMEETSVELSPSENPPFQEVQHQFPRSEINGNVVRRLDTEASLDWKQLVADDPDFLSAETRSPMKYFMEEIYGGISLRSTTTPGNDIERERIYDTIFRLPWRCEVLIDTGFFVCVNSFLSLLTVMPIRVLLIFMDAFKNRQFRRPSASELSDLACFLVLATGTILLGRTDISLIYHMIRGQSTIKLYVVYNILEIFDRLCQSFCGDVFGALFSSAKGLSISPPEKLRFSTWRFVSDLALTMAASILHSFILLAQAITLSTCIVAHNNALLALLVSNNFAEIKSSVFKRFSKDNIHGLVYADSIERFHISAFLVSVLAQNILESEGAWFGNFIYNATTVFFCEMMIDIIKHSFLAKFNDIKPIAYSEFLQALCEQTLNIRPEDRKTNLTFVPLAPACVVIRVLTPVYAAHLPYSPLPWRMLWMVILFVITYIMLTSLKVLIGMGLRKHATWYINRCRRRNSSHLHND